In one window of Oceanococcus sp. HetDA_MAG_MS8 DNA:
- a CDS encoding DUF3108 domain-containing protein, with the protein MRTPFARTFVVAAAMSLSPAALACEPLQPQAHEYLVQRGDTKLGTGQIRLKPGQAAGCYVLEQVATPYFFLRWLSGPATQSSEFCQLPDGTLRSYSYHQYRTGVGAEDENYDLVFDWAEGVVQGAAQANIALQPELSDALLLQLRVRRWLCGQPPEADLQTLAPLELSFVDDDGLDQYTFAVMDTETVEVPAGRIEALRVERIDAEDRFSRFWLDPSQSYAVVRAEQQKRDDPPVRLSLRKVLQ; encoded by the coding sequence ATGCGTACACCTTTTGCCCGAACATTTGTCGTTGCTGCCGCCATGAGCCTCAGCCCTGCGGCTTTAGCCTGTGAGCCCTTACAGCCTCAGGCCCACGAATACTTGGTTCAGCGTGGAGACACCAAGTTGGGCACCGGCCAAATCCGCTTGAAGCCTGGGCAAGCTGCAGGCTGCTACGTGCTTGAGCAGGTCGCCACCCCCTATTTCTTTTTGCGCTGGCTCAGCGGGCCTGCCACTCAAAGTAGTGAGTTCTGCCAACTACCCGACGGCACCTTGCGCAGCTACAGCTACCACCAGTACCGCACCGGGGTTGGGGCCGAAGATGAGAACTATGACTTGGTCTTTGATTGGGCCGAAGGCGTGGTTCAAGGCGCAGCCCAAGCAAACATCGCCCTGCAACCAGAGCTCAGCGATGCTTTGCTGCTGCAGCTGCGGGTACGGCGGTGGCTGTGTGGCCAGCCCCCCGAAGCTGATCTACAGACCTTGGCACCCTTGGAATTGAGCTTCGTCGATGACGACGGTCTGGATCAATACACCTTTGCGGTCATGGATACCGAAACCGTCGAAGTGCCGGCCGGGCGTATTGAAGCCTTGAGGGTAGAAAGAATCGACGCGGAAGATCGCTTTTCGCGCTTCTGGCTAGACCCCAGTCAGTCTTATGCCGTGGTGCGCGCTGAACAGCAAAAGCGGGATGACCCTCCGGTGCGGCTGAGCTTACGCAAGGTACTGCAGTAG
- a CDS encoding DUF1499 domain-containing protein, translated as MRHILVFISLLSVSACAAPGWFRTHAVGLQKGQLQPCPKAPRCLSSDMAKTSARHHQGFGVAKTMSNTEWQAIVESVAQMERTAVVTTSSHYLHAVISSPWGWYEDDLELHWRPQDAHIAIRSSGRIGWYDFKVNQKRVTKLRERLLARGLIKP; from the coding sequence GTGCGACATATTCTCGTCTTCATTAGCCTGCTGAGTGTAAGCGCTTGCGCCGCTCCGGGTTGGTTTCGCACCCATGCCGTAGGTCTACAAAAAGGCCAATTGCAACCCTGCCCCAAAGCTCCGCGCTGCCTCAGCAGCGACATGGCCAAGACCAGCGCGCGCCATCACCAGGGTTTCGGAGTGGCTAAGACCATGAGCAACACCGAGTGGCAAGCCATCGTCGAGAGTGTTGCGCAGATGGAGCGCACCGCTGTGGTTACCACCAGTAGCCATTACTTGCATGCTGTCATCAGCAGCCCTTGGGGTTGGTATGAAGACGACCTGGAGCTGCACTGGCGCCCCCAGGATGCGCATATCGCCATACGCTCCTCAGGGCGCATAGGCTGGTACGACTTCAAAGTGAATCAAAAGCGCGTCACTAAACTTCGCGAGCGGCTCCTTGCCCGCGGGCTGATCAAGCCCTAG